A region of Shewanella psychromarinicola DNA encodes the following proteins:
- a CDS encoding HDOD domain-containing protein: MAISIAGGVRPGKVIEIERRLYKQLIVGKHKANAMPDELSVELEQSANKLDIERQALKVRLEKQAKEKNVFLEVSAQLTHTVNHAIEHQLAHPQMVLEASGISESQILLLDLLLHSDLNINRLRPIIESISWLSRDLINLINSPASGHRRPKHTDVQVTDIKLVLNYIGIENLRLLIPYFCLRHWLPSGNANLLWITRKLRRYSMVSAIAAQTLAELHNEAPSLAYSCALMYQFSTSIILSQSGHMFDNTWGTWLREASHSGEKQVYDAIMATDFPAQAVLDQVIQHSHRLNWQLLTLLKFEDSPITLVLKELDHDYHFTELSADAAIVAKASCYAKVLLLEEQQQIDPQEKRIMFDYYQFSDQELIRLKGQNFRKLDLL, from the coding sequence GTGGCAATATCAATAGCAGGTGGAGTTCGGCCCGGAAAAGTCATCGAGATTGAGCGCCGGCTCTATAAACAACTTATTGTGGGTAAGCACAAAGCCAATGCTATGCCTGATGAGTTGAGCGTTGAGTTAGAACAGAGTGCCAATAAGCTTGATATTGAGCGTCAAGCATTAAAAGTGCGCCTCGAAAAGCAAGCTAAAGAAAAAAATGTATTTCTTGAGGTGTCTGCACAGTTAACCCATACGGTTAATCATGCGATAGAGCATCAATTAGCGCATCCACAAATGGTATTAGAGGCATCGGGAATTAGCGAAAGCCAAATTTTACTGCTCGATTTATTATTACATTCAGACCTTAACATTAATCGACTTCGACCCATTATTGAAAGTATTAGCTGGTTATCTCGTGATTTAATCAATTTAATTAACAGTCCGGCATCAGGTCACCGACGGCCCAAACATACCGATGTGCAAGTGACTGACATTAAGCTGGTGCTTAACTATATCGGGATTGAGAATTTACGCTTACTGATCCCTTATTTTTGCTTACGTCATTGGTTACCTTCAGGTAATGCTAACTTATTGTGGATAACCAGAAAGCTAAGGCGATATAGCATGGTAAGTGCCATTGCGGCGCAAACGTTAGCTGAGTTACATAATGAAGCGCCGAGTTTGGCCTATAGCTGTGCCTTAATGTATCAATTTTCTACCTCCATCATACTCAGCCAAAGTGGGCATATGTTTGATAACACTTGGGGGACATGGCTCAGAGAGGCCAGTCACAGTGGCGAAAAACAAGTTTACGATGCCATTATGGCAACTGATTTTCCTGCGCAAGCGGTGTTAGATCAAGTGATACAACATAGCCATCGTTTAAATTGGCAATTGCTGACATTACTTAAATTTGAAGACTCTCCGATAACCTTAGTATTAAAAGAGTTAGATCACGATTACCATTTCACCGAGTTGTCAGCTGATGCCGCGATAGTGGCTAAGGCCAGTTGTTATGCCAAAGTGCTTTTGTTAGAAGAGCAACAACAAATCGATCCACAAGAAAAGCGAATTATGTTTGATTATTATCAATTTTCAGATCAAGAATTAATTCGGCTTAAAGGGCAAAATTTTCGTAAGCTTGATTTACTTTAA